A region from the Schistocerca serialis cubense isolate TAMUIC-IGC-003099 chromosome 1, iqSchSeri2.2, whole genome shotgun sequence genome encodes:
- the LOC126443276 gene encoding uncharacterized protein LOC126443276: MKCDTTAQRIIATSVEEKTMLRIMNCNTLKEMWDKLVSIYEQKSGSSVCMLLQQWYSLIEDLAHRLQILGEQIPEQIVVTKILVTLPVAYKYFVRAWESVQASEQTLSNLISRLAIEENGIHSSPNGEALIEEAMFSASDSDTTGEAWYMDSGATDHMSNLTGNQQSWFTTYEEFPEARPVRIGDVKYIPALGSGNINILAYTGKEWKKKHISKVLYVSELIYNLFSLGAALNKGMTHQSDNRMCKFLNNNSVVKVGERYDKLFKMKFKVVSNSEYCANVAVCEPLFLWHKRISQQNIVQVKQVLSSENINLQDQKFQCEDCIICKM; the protein is encoded by the exons ATGAAGTGTGACACAACAGCTCAACGAATTATCGCCACGTCAGTTGAAGAAAAAACAATGCTGCGTATCATGAACTGCAACACGTTGAAAGAAATGTGGGACAAGCTAGTGTCTATTTACGAACAAAAATCTGGAAGCAGCGTGTGCATGCTACTGCAACAGTGGTATAGTTT AATTGAAGATCTTGCACATCGCTTGCAGATTCTTGGTGAGCAAATACCGGAGCAAATAGTTGTTACAAAAATATTGGTGACTTTACCAGTGGCATACAAATATTTTGTGAGGGCATGGGAATCTGTGCAGGCAAGTGAACAAACACTTAGTAATCTGATCTCCAGACTTGCCATTGAGGAAAATGGAATACAT TCTTCACCCAATGGAGAAGCTCTCATTGAAGAAGCAATGTTTAGTGCAAGTGATTCAGATACAACTGGAGAAGCATGGTATATGGATTCAGGAGCAACTGACCACATGTCCAATCTGACTGGCAATCAACAGTCTTGGTTCACCACCTATGAAGAATTTCCAGAGGCAAGACCTGTTCGTATTGGTGATGTTAAATATATTCCTGCTCTTGGATCTGGAAACATTAATATTCTGGCCTACACTGGAAAGGAATGGAAGAAGAAGCACATTAGCAAGGTTTTGTATGTTTCGGAGTTGATCTACAATCTGTTCTCTTTAGGTGCTGCCCTCAATAAAGGTATGACACATCAATCTGACAATAGAATGTGTAAATTTTTAAACAACAACAGTGTTGTTAAAGTGGGAGAGAGATATGACAAGctgtttaaaatgaaatttaaggTTGTGTCAAATAGTGAGTACTGTGCAAATGTTGCTGTGTGTGAACCTCTTTTTCTGTGGCACAAGAGGATATCACAACAAAATATTGTGCAAGTTAAGCAAGTTTTGTCAAGTGAAAACATAAATTTGCAAGATCAGAAGTTTCAGTGTGAAGACTGCATTATTTGTAAAATGTGA